From a single Arachis hypogaea cultivar Tifrunner chromosome 3, arahy.Tifrunner.gnm2.J5K5, whole genome shotgun sequence genomic region:
- the LOC112734697 gene encoding protein BASIC PENTACYSTEINE2 gives MDDDMLNMTNWGYYEPFKGGHLGLQLMPGMTDRDTKPFMPGRDPTMLVNTNGAFHPRDCVVSEAQMPINYVRDSWISQRDRFFNMQPTNPNYPVLPETSAAPTQITQPPDTSRDEKADIVEETVQKEGVQPRKRQGRVASTTPKAKKPRKPKDKSNAPVQRSKPMKTIEFVINGIDMDISSLPIPVCSCTGTPQQCYRWGCGGWQSACCTTNVSTYPLPMSMKRRGARIAGRKMSQGAFKKVLEKLAAEGYNFGNPIDLRNHWARHGTNKFVTIR, from the coding sequence ATGGATGATGATATGTTGAACATGACCAATTGGGGATACTATGAACCCTTCAAAGGAGGGCATCTTGGCCTGCAGCTCATGCCTGGTATGACAGATCGTGACACAAAACCATTTATGCCTGGTCGGGATCCAACTATGTTAGTTAATACAAATGGAGCATTTCACCCTCGAGACTGTGTAGTTTCCGAAGCACAAATGCCAATCAACTATGTGAGGGATAGTTGGATAAGCCAGCGAGATAGGTTTTTCAATATGCAGCCTACCAATCCCAATTATCCTGTTCTTCCGGAAACTTCAGCCGCTCCAACACAAATTACACAGCCACCTGATACATCAAGAGATGAGAAGGCTGATATAGTTGAAGAAACAGTGCAAAAGGAAGGAGTCCAACCAAGGAAACGGCAGGGTAGGGTTGCCTCAACAACTCCAAAAGCGAAGAAACCAAGGAAGCCGAAGGATAAAAGCAATGCTCCTGTCCAAAGATCAAAGCCCATGAAGACAATTGAGTTTGTAATAAATGGAATTGATATGGATATTTCCAGTTTACCCATTCCAGTTTGTTCATGTACTGGGACTCCGCAGCAGTGTTATCGCTGGGGATGTGGAGGATGGCAGTCTGCTTGTTGTACTACAAATGTGTCGACATATCCATTGCCAATGAGCATGAAACGACGTGGGGCAAGGATAGCTGGACGGAAAATGAGCCAGGGTGCTTTTAAGAAGGTATTAGAGAAACTAGCAGCCGAAGGCTATAATTTTGGTAACCCAATTGACCTGAGGAATCACTGGGCTAGACATGGCACCAACAAATTTGTCACTATCAGGTAG
- the LOC112734698 gene encoding putative clathrin assembly protein At1g25240: protein MRLWQKATGAIKDRKSIWTAKLMHNGPYQNPIFEAVVIKATSHDEHCIDCKNVQRVFQWLRTSPLHLKPLLFALSFRMEKTKNWVVAIKGLMLMHGVFCTNIAAVQKMGRLPFDFSNFSDGYLHPSKAWGFNSFVRAYFNYLDQRSAFVSSEFKRVSMKNNKKDGLEVEETLMEELKMLQNFQALIDSLLHIKPRNESMKQNALILEAMDCVIVEIFDVYSKFCKRMANVLMRIYDVGGREEAAVALKVLQKASSQGEDLSCYFKFCKVIGVLNASQCPKIERISDEDIEDLERIISSGDNMAIVLSDSCMEKELKTVITEQWEVFDDVDDYSSWQNKNPFLDSSYDYSLLCPPPPPPQVLPDLISF from the coding sequence atgaggcTATGGCAAAAGGCAACGGGGGCTATCAAAgataggaaaagtatatggaccGCTAAATTGATGCATAACGGTCCATATCAAAATCCTATCTTCGAAGCGGTGGTCATCAAGGCTACAAGCCATGATGAGCACTGCATCGATTGCAAGAACGTGCAGAGAGTCTTTCAATGGCTCCGAACGTCCCCGTTGCACCTCAAGCCCCTGCTCTTCGCCTTGTCCTTTCGAATGGAGAAGACGAAGAACTGGGTGGTTGCCATCAAGGGCCTCATGCTCATGCATGGCGTCTTCTGCACCAACATTGCTGCGGTGCAGAAGATGGGAAGGTTACCCTTCGATTTCTCAAACTTCTCCGATGGATACCTGCACCCTTCAAAAGCTTGGGGATTCAACTCCTTCGTGCGTGCCTATTTCAATTACTTGGACCAAAGGTCAGCGTTCGTTTCCTCCGAATTCAAGAGGGTGAGCATGAAGAACAACAAGAAGGATGGTCTTGAGGTTGAGGAGACGTTGATGGAGGAGCTTAAAATGTTGCAGAATTTTCAGGCGCTGATTGACTCGCTCCTTCACATAAAGCCCCGGAACGAGAGCATGAAGCAGAATGCACTGATCCTTGAAGCCATGGATTGCGTGATAGTTGAGATATTCGACGTTTACAGCAAGTTCTGTAAGAGAATGGCGAATGTGTTGATGAGAATCTACGATGTTGGTGGCAGAGAAGAGGCTGCCGTGGCTCTCAAGGTTCTTCAGAAAGCGTCGTCCCAAGGCGAGGATCTGTCTTGCTACTTCAAGTTCTGTAAGGTGATTGGTGTCCTCAACGCCTCTCAGTGCCCCAAGATTGAAAGAATCTCCGATGAAGACATTGAGGATCTTGAAAGAATCATAAGCAGCGGAGACAACATGGCCATTGTGCTGAGCGACAGTTGCATGGAGAAAGAGTTGAAGACGGTAATCACAGAGCAGTGGGAGGTGTTTGATGATGTTGATGATTATTCTTCATGGCAAAACAAGAACCCTTTCTTGGATTCATCATATGACTACAGCCTCCtatgtcctcctcctcctccacctcaAGTTCTTCCTGAtctaattagtttctag
- the LOC112734703 gene encoding uncharacterized protein, whose amino-acid sequence MGFSCADHFILDEKEGDENGSSAITQQGQGRAFIMEVHHHQHSNNENNTDFFPVEHPMEPTDEDRPVKCPMPESSVINNNDGGVHDKRHAESLRKRVEISEATVEGGRVATLDTEPRARGVRKRHHTLTHGGDLVMTPLIRMPTPPPLPSHQNIAIFEMLQQLDKFEP is encoded by the exons atgggattttcatgcGCGGATCATTTCATTCTT GATGAAAAGGAGGGAGATGAGAATGGGAGCAGTGCAATAACTCAGCAAGGTCAAGGAAGGGCCTTCATAATGGAAGTGCATCATCATCAGCATAGTAATAATGAGAACAACACAGATTTCTTTCCAGTGGAACACCCCATGGAGCCTACAGATGAAGATCGTCCAGTCAAATGCCCAATGCCCGAGTCATCCGTTATCAATAACAAC GATGGTGGCGTGCATGATAAAAGACATGCAGAAAGCTTAAGGAAGAGAGTAGAGATATCTGAAGCCACAGTGGAAGGAGGAAGAGTGGCTACCTTGGATACAGAGCCTCGTGCTCGAGGAGTCCGAAAGAGGCACCACACCCTCACACATGGAGGAGACCTTGTAATGACTCCATTAATCAGAATGCCAACGCCTCCTCCCCTCCCCTCACACCAGAATATTGCCATCTTTGAAATGCTTCAGCAGTTGGACAAATTTGagccttaa
- the LOC112734699 gene encoding IAA-alanine resistance protein 1, giving the protein MALLHSLLFAALTLLFSLDLGTAHQHHPHSHSSASFCTHGHDHNHDHDHDHAHHNHKLPEELAEEEDMKLYGFGYPHDHGHDHGRHHHHHGHLHHHHIEVTELSGLGLWLNALGCSFLVSMASLVCLIILPLIFVQGKPSKAVVDSLALFGAGAMLGDAFLHQLPHAFGGEHSHSHGDHDHDDSSGHGHGHGHAHAHSIADLSTGMSILAGIALFLLVEKVVRYVEENSGGASSWTHGHHHHNHNSKKKLKDDSNSNTKEEKFLDEGKDSKQVSNDLKEDNPSQSESSLRKRTGGKATKGKGDNVKASAVGSSTTKSSDVKEPIRQPSSLVFGYLNLFSDGVHNFTDGMALGSAFLLYGSVGGWSRTLFLLAHELPQEVGDFGILIRSGFTIPKALFFNFLSALVALAGTALALLWGKDPGQSSLIEGFTAGGFIYIAIAGVLAEMNNNGKTTFRSTVVQIISLAMGMAVALVISLVE; this is encoded by the exons ATGGCATTGCTTCACTCATTACTCTTTGCGGCTCtcactcttctcttttctttggatCTGGGTACTGCGCATCAGCATCACCCTCACTCCCACTCTTCCGCCTCCTTCTGTACCCATGGCCATGACCACAACCACGACCATGACCATGACCATGCTCATCATAACCACAAGCTTCCCGAGGAGTTGGCGGAGGAGGAAGATATGAAGCTTTATGGCTTTGGGTATCCTCATGACCATGGCCATGATCATGgccgtcatcatcatcatcatgggcATCTGCACCACCACCATATTGAGGTCACAGAGCTATCTGGTTTAG GCCTTTGGTTGAATGCGCTGGGCTGTTCATTTCTCGTGAGCATGGCTTCCCTTGTCTGCCTCATTATCCTCCCTTTAATCTTTG TGCAAGGGAAACCATCCAAGGCCGTTGTTGATTCTTTGGCTTTATTCGGG GCGGGAGCTATGTTGGGGGATGCCTTTCTTCACCAGTTACCGCACGCATTTG GTGGTGAACACTCCCATTCTCATGGGGATCATGATCATGATGATAGTTCTGGACATGGCCATGGACATGGACATGCACATGCACATTCTATAGCTGATCTTTCTACGGGAATGTCCATCCTAG CTGGAATTGCACTCTTTCTTCTTGTGGAGAAAGTAGTGAGGTATGTTGAAGAAAACTCTGGAGGAGCTAGTTCATGGACACATGGACACCACCACCAtaatcacaacagtaagaaaaAGTTGAAGGATGATAGCAACTCAAATACAAAAGAAGAGAAATTTCTAGATGAGGGAAAAGATTCCAAACAGGTATCCAATGACTTGAAAGAAGATAATCCATCTCAATCTGAATCGTCACTAAGAAAG AGAACTGGTGGCAAAGCAACCAAAGGCAAAGGCGACAATGTCAAGGCTAGTGCTGTAGGTAGCTCCACAACCAAATCCTCAGATGTTAAGGAACCCATTAGACAACCATCAAGTCTTGTGTTTGGCTATCTCAATCTGTTCTCTGATGGAGTT CATAATTTCACCGATGGAATGGCTCTAGGAAGTGCATTCTTGCTTTATGGATCTGTTGGCGGTTGGTCTAGAACTCTGTTTTTGCTTGCACATGAGCTCCCTCAAGAG GTTGGTGATTTTGGCATTCTAATAAGATCTGGTTTCACCATACCAAAAGCTTTGTTCTTCAACTTTCTATCAGCACTCGTAGCACTTGCAGGAACTGCATTG GCTCTTCTCTGGGGGAAAGATCCTGGACAGTCATCTCTGATTGAG GGATTTACAGCAGGTGGATTTATATATATTGCAATAGCTGGTGTGCTTGCAGAGATGAATAACAATGGGAAAACAACATTCAGAAGTACAGTAGTCCAAATTATCTCGCTGGCAATGGGAATGGCTGTTGCCCTTGTTATCTCCCTTGTAGAATGA
- the LOC112734702 gene encoding oxoglutarate-dependent flavonoid 7-O-demethylase 1, giving the protein MEATSILVPCVQELAKEPLTTVPQQYIRPDQDPPLLSTTISESLPHVPVIDLSKLLSQDLKQSELQKLFHACKEWGFFQLVNHGVSTSLVKNVKTGAKQFFDLPMEDKNRFWQTEGDIQGFGQSFVVSEAQKLDWADRFYMITLPSHIRKPHLFPNIPLPFRDDLDTYSAELENLSIQILELMANALAIDPKEIKEPFKEGTQIMRINCYPPCPQPELVIGLNTHSDASGITILLQVDDVEGLQIRKDGMWIPVMPLPDAFIINIGDTLEMMTNGIFQSVEHRATVNSKKERMSIATFYSPNRGAMIAPAPSLVTSERPAQFKSMSVVEHFRWYLSRQLGGKSHLDELRIHHENH; this is encoded by the exons atggaAGCAACATCTATTCTTGTGCCTTGTGTGCAAGAGCTAGCAAAAGAGCCATTGACCACTGTTCCACAACAATATATTCGTCCAGATCAAGACCCTCCGCTATTATCTACCACCATTAGTGAGTCTTTGCCTCATGTTCCAGTGATTGACCTGTCCAAATTGTTGTCCCAAGATCTCAAGCAATCTGAGCTGCAGAAACTGTTTCATGCCTGCAAAGAATGGGGCTTCTTTCAG TTGGTTAATCATGGAGTGAGCACTTCATTGGTGAAAAATGTGAAAACTGGTGCTAAACAGTTCTTTGATCTTCCAATGGAAGACAAGAACAGGTTTTGGCAGACAGAAGGAGATATACAGGgatttggtcagtcctttgttgTATCTGAGGCACAGAAACTAGATTGGGCAGATAGATTTTACATGATCACACTCCCATCTCACATCAGGAAACCCCATTTGTTCCCCAATATCCCCCTCCCATTCAG AGATGATTTAGACACATATTCTGCAGAACTGGAAAACCTTTCCATCCAAATCCTGGAGCTTATGGCAAATGCTCTGGCAATAGAccccaaggaaattaaagagcCATTTAAGGAAGGTACACAAATAATGAGGATCAATTGTTATCCTCCATGCCCTCAACCAGAACTTGTCATTGGCCTGAACACTCATTCTGATGCTAGTGGCATCACAATCCTACTCCAAGTTGATGATGTAGAAGGCCTTCAAATAAGAAAAGATGGCATGTGGATTCCTGTTATGCCCCTCCCTGATGCGTTCATCATCAACATTGGAGACACTTTAGAG ATGATGACTAACGGGATTTTCCAGAGCGTTGAGCATCGAGCAACAGTTAATTCAAAGAAGGAGAGGATGTCTATAGCTACCTTTTACAGCCCTAACAGGGGGGCAATGATAGCTCCGGCGCCAAGCCTTGTTACCTCAGAAAGACCAGCGCAGTTTAAGAGTATGAGCGTAGTGGAACACTTTAGATGGTACTTGTCACGACAACTTGGTGGGAAATCACACCTTGATGAACTCAGGATACACCatgaaaatcattaa
- the LOC112734700 gene encoding oxoglutarate-dependent flavonoid 7-O-demethylase 1 has translation MEAASGLVPSVQEIAKEALAQVPHRYVRHQHDRPIFTTSTNPHDLPQVPVIDMAKLLSQDHREPELQKLHYACKDWGFFQLINHGVDTSLLENVKKGAQDFFNQPVEEKRRFGQIDGDVQGYGQAFVVSDEQKLDWADMFFMFTLPHQIRKPHLFPKIPLPFRDYLEDYCGEMEKLAVKMLGLMADDLSIHPMEIRDMLGEAEQSVRMNYYPPCPQPELAMGLSSHSDGGGLTILLQANQVEGLQIKKDGLWIPVRPLPNAFIINIGDMLEIITNGIYSSVEHRATVNSEKERLSIATFYNPALDAIIGPAPSLVTPETPAAFKRIAAGEYFKGYLSQELRGKSFLDSIRIPNGK, from the exons ATGGAAGCTGCATCTGGTTTAGTTCCCTCTGTGCAGGAAATAGCAAAGGAGGCATTAGCACAAGTTCCACACCGTTATGTTCGTCATCAGCATGACCGTCCAATCTTCACCACCTCCACTAATCCTCATGATTTGCCTCAAGTTCCAGTCATTGACATGGCCAAATTGTTGTCACAAGATCACAGGGAACCTGAACTGCAGAAACTGCACTATGCTTGCAAAGACTGGGGATTCTTTCAG CTGATTAATCACGGAGTGGACACTTCATTATTGGAGAATGTGAAGAAAGGTGCTCAAGATTTCTTCAATCAGCCAGTGGAAGAGAAGAGGAGGTTTGGGCAGATAGATGGAGATGTGCAGGGATATGGTCAGGCCTTTGTAGTCTCTGATGAACAGAAATTAGACTGGGCTGACATGTTCTTCATGTTCACCCTGCCACATCAGATCAGAAAGCCCCACTTGTTCCCAAAGATTCCCCTACCATTCAG AGATTATTTGGAAGACTATTGCGGAGAAATGGAAAAGCTTGCAGTGAAAATGCTTGGCCTTATGGCTGATGATCTTTCTATACACCCCATGGAAATAAGGGACATGTTAGGTGAAGCTGAGCAATCAGTAAGGATGAACTATTACCCGCCGTGTCCGCAGCCGGAGCTTGCCATGGGACTGAGCTCTCATTCTGATGGTGGTGGCCTCACCATACTTCTTCAAGCCAATCAAGTTGAAGGCCTCCAAATTAAAAAAGATGGACTCTGGATTCCTGTTAGGCCCCTGCCTAATGCATTCATCATTAACATTGGGGACATGTTGGAG ATCATAACGAATGGAATCTATAGCAGCGTTGAACATCGAGCAACGGTTAACTCAGAAAAGGAGAGGCTTTCCATAGCAACATTTTACAACCCTGCTTTAGATGCTATTATTGGTCCCGCACCAAGCCTTGTTACTCCTGAAACACCGGCAGCGTTCAAGAGAATCGCCGCCGGGGAGTACTTCAAAGGATACCTCTCACAAGAACTGCGTGGGAAATCATTCCTTGATAGCATTAGGATCCCAAATGGAAAGTGA